A region from the Rufibacter sp. DG15C genome encodes:
- a CDS encoding CDP-alcohol phosphatidyltransferase family protein, translated as MSTEEKAWKRFLQQGIYYIVNPFVRLLIKLGFTPNAVTMTGFIMNIGVAVLFIIAAEDENRANYAYVGWAGFLIMMAGLFDMLDGQVARMGNMGSTFGALFDSVLDRYSELVMFLGICYYLIAHDYFLSSLFAFVALIGSMMVSYTRARAEGLGIECKGGFFQRPERVVVIALAGMFCGLTSYLFGDFKLYIPGVPFSVFETMSVFTFPLAILAVFTNVTAFSRLMGAKKSLEEKEAADLRQKTVRSFEPINENTVTPV; from the coding sequence ATGAGCACTGAGGAAAAAGCCTGGAAACGATTTTTACAGCAGGGCATCTACTACATTGTCAATCCCTTTGTGCGGTTGTTGATTAAACTGGGTTTTACGCCCAACGCCGTAACCATGACGGGCTTTATTATGAACATTGGGGTGGCCGTGCTCTTCATCATCGCCGCCGAAGACGAGAACCGGGCCAACTACGCGTATGTGGGCTGGGCTGGGTTTCTGATTATGATGGCTGGTTTGTTTGACATGCTGGACGGGCAGGTGGCACGCATGGGCAATATGGGTTCTACCTTCGGGGCGCTGTTTGATTCTGTCTTAGACCGTTATTCAGAACTGGTCATGTTTTTGGGCATCTGCTATTACCTCATCGCCCATGATTATTTCCTGAGTTCTCTGTTCGCGTTTGTGGCCTTGATTGGGTCTATGATGGTGAGCTACACCCGCGCCCGCGCCGAAGGCCTGGGCATAGAATGCAAAGGCGGTTTCTTCCAGCGGCCAGAACGCGTGGTCGTGATTGCCCTTGCCGGAATGTTCTGCGGCTTGACGTCCTATCTGTTCGGGGATTTTAAGCTGTACATTCCGGGCGTACCGTTCTCCGTGTTTGAGACCATGTCTGTGTTCACGTTCCCATTGGCTATTCTGGCGGTGTTCACCAACGTCACGGCTTTTTCCAGGTTAATGGGTGCCAAGAAATCTCTGGAGGAAAAAGAAGCCGCTGACTTGCGTCAGAAAACCGTCCGGTCCTTTGAGCCCATCAATGAAAACACCGTTACTCCGGTTTGA
- a CDS encoding GtrA family protein — MLTFLKAQTAAMIATGIDFLVTIVVVETLGFWYVLGTMVGTISGGLFNFTVNRKWVFQPEGKSARAQAAKYIMVWLGSMLLNAAGVYLLTQYTGLVYVISKVVTTIFVGVGYNYHLQKKFVFR, encoded by the coding sequence ATGCTCACTTTCCTGAAAGCACAAACAGCTGCCATGATTGCCACCGGAATAGACTTTCTGGTGACCATTGTAGTGGTTGAGACTTTGGGCTTCTGGTATGTGCTGGGCACCATGGTGGGCACCATTTCTGGCGGGCTGTTTAATTTTACGGTCAATAGAAAATGGGTGTTTCAGCCGGAAGGCAAGAGTGCCAGAGCGCAGGCAGCTAAGTACATCATGGTTTGGCTGGGGAGCATGTTGCTGAATGCCGCGGGGGTGTATCTGCTTACCCAGTATACAGGACTAGTGTATGTTATTTCAAAGGTGGTCACCACTATTTTTGTGGGCGTAGGCTACAATTACCACTTGCAGAAGAAATTCGTTTTTAGATAG
- a CDS encoding phosphatidylglycerophosphatase A: MIKAHYLISSTLGIGYLGKGGGTVAAVVTCLVWYAVQANGNEVVLFQFLVTLFVTLLGIWSANQVEPFWGKDDKKVVIDEVAGMCISLIAVPLTWPYLLAALVLFRFFDIAKPLFIRKAEQVKGGWGVMLDDVLAGIYANLVVQAVLYFNLF; the protein is encoded by the coding sequence ATGATAAAAGCGCACTACCTCATTTCTTCTACGCTGGGCATAGGCTATCTGGGCAAGGGCGGCGGTACGGTGGCGGCCGTGGTTACTTGTCTGGTCTGGTATGCGGTGCAAGCCAACGGAAATGAGGTAGTGCTTTTTCAATTCTTAGTCACTCTGTTCGTGACGCTGTTGGGCATCTGGTCAGCCAACCAGGTAGAGCCCTTCTGGGGCAAGGATGATAAGAAAGTGGTGATTGACGAGGTGGCGGGTATGTGCATTAGTTTAATCGCGGTGCCGCTGACCTGGCCCTATTTACTCGCGGCGCTGGTGCTTTTCCGGTTTTTTGACATTGCCAAGCCGCTCTTTATTAGAAAAGCAGAACAAGTGAAAGGTGGTTGGGGCGTGATGTTAGATGACGTGCTGGCGGGCATCTATGCCAATTTGGTGGTGCAGGCGGTGCTTTATTTTAATTTGTTCTAG